In one window of Camelus bactrianus isolate YW-2024 breed Bactrian camel chromosome 13, ASM4877302v1, whole genome shotgun sequence DNA:
- the TMCO2 gene encoding transmembrane and coiled-coil domain-containing protein 2 — translation MSSLFSSSIWNIIIDSLSLSSIWNYLQAILLGETSAPQQTNLGLLDNLAPAVQVVLGISFLILLGIGIYALWKRSVQSIQKIALFAITLYRLYKQGSEFFQALLVNPEGTGFPVQDKNIFLSLGLQEKILKKLQTVENKVKDLEGMIISQKPATKRDCSSEPYCSCSDCQSPLPTSGFTSTSEL, via the exons atgtcatCTTTATTTTCATCCTCTATCTGGAACATCATCATagattctctctctctgagcTCGATATGGAATTATCTACAAGCAATTCTTCTGGGAGAGACTAGTGCGCCTCAGCAAACAAATCTGGGGCTACTGGATAATCTTGCTCCGGCTGTGCAAGTTGTCCTAGggatttcctttttgattttgttGGGAATAGGAATATATGCCTTATGGAAACGAAGTGTTCAGTCAATTCAG aaaatagcgTTGTTTGCAATCACACTCTACAGACTTTACAAGCAGGGCTCAGAATTTTTTCAGGCTTTGCTGGTCAACCCAGAAGGGACTGGTTTCCCAGTTCAAGACAAAAATATCTTCCTATCCTTGGGTCTGCaagagaaaattctgaaaaaactTCAGACGGTGGAAAACAAAGTGAAGGACCTGGAGGGAATGATCATTTCCCAAAAACCTGCCACGAAGAGGGACTGCTCCTCTGAGCCCTACTGCAGCTGCTCGGACTGCCAGAGCCCCTTGCCTACATCAGGGTTTACATCTACATCTGAACTGTGA